AATCCAAGTGTAGGCGTCTATGGAACGACATTCATAGTTAGTTGGGAATCCAATGGACTTATAAAATCAAGTCTCTTTTTAAATAACCGATGGAGTGACGCAATAAATGTTTCCGATTCAAATTTCAATTCGAGTCCAAAAATATCTTCGAGCTCTTGGGAACCATCGGTTGTGTTTTGGGATAAGAAGTTAGGAGACAGTGTTCAAATTCTTTATTCAATTTTTAAAAACAACATTTGGAGTGTTCCAAAGCTATTCAAAACTATTGATGATAAAAGTAATCTTTCAATAACAAAGATTTTTGATAATTTTGGTAACATCCAAGTGACTTGGGACCAAAGAGGGGAAACAGATATCGAAGTTTACGGAAGGAGTTCAGATTTTAATTTTGATACACTTCGGTGGAGTGTTGAATCAAATCTAAGTCAAGCTCCATTAACACATAATAAAAACGCCTCAAGCATATTTATACCTATAATCTGGAAGGAAGCAAAGCATAATTTTTATTTCGATGTTCTTGCATTTGAGGACTCATCCAACTCTAATGATCAAATACGTGCGAAATGTTTGTTTATGTATGAGGATGAAATTTTTAATACAAATGGATTAGATAAAAATCCGGCGGTCTCGTGTGGCGTTCTTGATGAACAAACCTGGCCCCAACCTTTTAATGTCTGGGTTGTTTGGCAAACGAATGAAAGCGGAAGATGGCAGTTGGCTGGTTCTTATCTAACAATAACTGCGTGGGGAGTTGAAGATGATAATACTCCGGAAATTTTTAAACTTAACCAAAATTACCCGAATCCGTTTAATTATGGCACTAGTATCCCGTATTCAATTGATAAACCAATAAATGTGAATCTCGAAATATTTAACCTATTAGGTATTCGCGTAAAAGTTTTTTCAGAAATGTACGCTTCTGCGGGTGAATATCAATTTTATTGGGATGGTAAAAATGAAAGCGGCATTCCGTTACCATCAGGGGTTTATTATTACCGTTTGAGTTCGGGTATCTATTTTCGAAATAGAAGCATGATTTTGTTAAAATAATTTCGTTTGGAATTATAGTATTCCTTTTATATATTCTAACTGTAGACATAGTATTTTTCGGTCAAATAAATTTAATTAACTAATATTAAACAATTTTTGAGGAGGAGTTATGTCGGTTTCTGAAAAACTGCTGTCGTTACTAAAACAGCAAAATGTTCGTTACGAGGTTTTACCTCATCCAAAAGCTTACACTGCTCAAGAAGTAGCTCATTCTTTACATACCTCAGGCAAAGTTTGTGCAAAAGCAGTCATTGCCGTAGTTGATGGGAAGTATAAAATGGTCGTAGTTCCGGCTCCGCACAAAGTCAATTTATCAAAATTAAAAGATGTCCTAAAAGCAGCGGATGTTCATCTTGCAAGAGAAGACGATTTGCGCACGCTTTTTCCTGACTCAGAATTGGGCGCCGAGCCGGCACTCGGAAATTTATACAATATGCCTGTAGTCGTCGCATGGCAGCTTGCCGAAAAGGAAGATATAATTTTTAATG
The Bacteroidota bacterium DNA segment above includes these coding regions:
- a CDS encoding FlgD immunoglobulin-like domain containing protein, translating into MFSRCVNLVVLLLSILSSSLFAQWSDIIQITSEKFDHEMPVFASYLPIYGPSSTVDYLVFTRKDSVGSNICVKKTVEYGKKWDDNVTYITSDSFVNTSPSIARRLVYPTDDKIMIVWQSNRNGNNNIYYSLGNGVTWSTPNPITTEPMDDINPSVGVYGTTFIVSWESNGLIKSSLFLNNRWSDAINVSDSNFNSSPKISSSSWEPSVVFWDKKLGDSVQILYSIFKNNIWSVPKLFKTIDDKSNLSITKIFDNFGNIQVTWDQRGETDIEVYGRSSDFNFDTLRWSVESNLSQAPLTHNKNASSIFIPIIWKEAKHNFYFDVLAFEDSSNSNDQIRAKCLFMYEDEIFNTNGLDKNPAVSCGVLDEQTWPQPFNVWVVWQTNESGRWQLAGSYLTITAWGVEDDNTPEIFKLNQNYPNPFNYGTSIPYSIDKPINVNLEIFNLLGIRVKVFSEMYASAGEYQFYWDGKNESGIPLPSGVYYYRLSSGIYFRNRSMILLK
- a CDS encoding YbaK/EbsC family protein, which produces MSVSEKLLSLLKQQNVRYEVLPHPKAYTAQEVAHSLHTSGKVCAKAVIAVVDGKYKMVVVPAPHKVNLSKLKDVLKAADVHLAREDDLRTLFPDSELGAEPALGNLYNMPVVVAWQLAEKEDIIFNAGSHTECVKMTYQDYEKFTNPIVGDISEIPI